From the genome of Lawsonella clevelandensis, one region includes:
- the recO gene encoding DNA repair protein RecO: protein MPSYRDQGLVLRHYNLGEADRIIVLFTRGHGVVRCVAKGVRRSRSRFGARLEPFTLSDVQIYPGRNLSTITEAVTVETFNARIVADYGRYTAAAAILEATERLLGEEQPNQRLFDLTVGVLGALAEGQRAPQQMVDTYLLRAMAEAGWAPELEKCAVCGVEGSHQAFHPAAGGVVCAQHRPPGSATPMSGVLDYLRALRDARWERVDVIAGDRKLGQRVQEEAHRLVVSHLQWHTERKITALDVAAEAERGQRR from the coding sequence ATGCCCTCCTATCGGGACCAAGGGCTGGTGTTACGCCACTACAACCTGGGGGAAGCAGACCGCATCATTGTGCTCTTCACCCGCGGGCACGGCGTCGTACGATGTGTAGCCAAAGGTGTCCGTCGCTCGCGCTCCCGTTTTGGAGCGCGTCTGGAACCCTTCACCCTTAGTGATGTGCAGATTTACCCCGGGCGAAATCTCAGTACCATCACGGAAGCGGTGACGGTCGAAACATTTAATGCCCGCATTGTCGCCGACTACGGACGGTACACCGCCGCCGCTGCCATTCTGGAAGCTACTGAACGGTTGCTTGGTGAAGAGCAGCCTAACCAACGACTCTTCGATCTCACCGTGGGAGTCCTGGGAGCCTTGGCAGAAGGCCAGCGGGCACCCCAGCAGATGGTCGACACCTACCTGCTACGGGCCATGGCGGAGGCAGGGTGGGCACCCGAATTGGAGAAATGCGCCGTCTGCGGCGTAGAAGGATCGCACCAAGCTTTCCACCCTGCGGCAGGGGGAGTGGTCTGTGCCCAGCATCGTCCCCCCGGCAGTGCGACCCCCATGTCCGGGGTGCTCGACTACCTACGGGCGTTACGGGATGCGCGGTGGGAGCGAGTTGATGTCATTGCCGGAGACCGAAAGCTTGGCCAGCGGGTGCAGGAGGAAGCCCACAGACTAGTTGTCTCCCATCTACAATGGCATACAGAACGGAAGATTACCGCCCTCGATGTGGCGGCCGAGGCAGAGAGAGGACAGCGTCGATGA
- a CDS encoding isoprenyl transferase — protein sequence MDPCFEGHDFTSAPPAIPAEFLPRHIALVMDGNGRWAQQRGMTRTEGHRRGEAVLLEACRACLEAGVPWLSAYAFSTENWTRSYEEVRFLMSFSRDVLRWQRDELNEMGVRIHWAGRRPRLWPSVIKELEIAEELTRHNDKMHLVMCVNYGGRAEITDAANRLAMAVKEGVLDPRDISEKTLSSLMYVPEMPDVDLFFRPSGEKRTSNFLLWQSAYAEMVYQDVLFPDFDRSHLWAALDEYARRDRRFGGVKTPHSGE from the coding sequence ATGGATCCCTGTTTTGAGGGGCACGATTTTACGTCGGCTCCCCCCGCTATTCCCGCCGAATTTTTACCCCGCCACATTGCGCTGGTGATGGATGGAAATGGACGTTGGGCCCAGCAGCGCGGGATGACCCGCACCGAAGGACATCGACGTGGTGAAGCGGTGCTGCTGGAGGCCTGCCGTGCCTGCCTCGAAGCGGGAGTCCCGTGGCTTTCTGCCTACGCATTCTCTACCGAAAACTGGACCCGCAGCTACGAGGAAGTTCGTTTCCTCATGAGTTTCTCCCGGGATGTCCTGCGTTGGCAGCGGGATGAACTTAATGAGATGGGGGTCCGGATTCACTGGGCAGGGCGGCGCCCCCGTTTGTGGCCGTCCGTCATTAAAGAACTCGAAATTGCGGAAGAACTTACGCGACATAACGACAAGATGCACCTCGTCATGTGTGTCAATTATGGGGGGCGAGCAGAAATTACCGATGCCGCCAATCGCCTGGCCATGGCCGTCAAGGAAGGTGTGCTTGACCCTCGCGATATCAGCGAAAAGACACTGTCTAGCCTGATGTATGTTCCCGAAATGCCGGATGTTGACCTTTTCTTTCGCCCCTCTGGAGAAAAGCGCACGAGCAACTTCCTTCTGTGGCAAAGTGCTTATGCCGAGATGGTCTACCAGGATGTGTTATTCCCGGACTTTGACCGCAGCCACCTGTGGGCAGCACTTGACGAGTACGCTCGCCGCGACCGGCGTTTTGGGGGAGTCAAAACGCCTCATAGTGGGGAGTAA
- a CDS encoding ArsR/SmtB family transcription factor produces MAEAPEEHSSGLVDKDLAELPPQKVMEAAGTLLQSLTAPARIAIIVQLQHRPCCVHELVAALDIPQPAVSQHLRVLKNAGVVKSTRRGREHEYSLVDEHLTGIVNDALCHAEEILHHRFL; encoded by the coding sequence ATGGCAGAAGCACCGGAAGAGCACTCCTCTGGCTTGGTGGATAAGGATCTGGCAGAACTCCCTCCACAAAAGGTGATGGAGGCTGCCGGTACTCTTCTGCAATCTCTTACTGCTCCTGCTCGCATCGCGATTATTGTCCAGCTGCAGCACCGTCCGTGTTGTGTACACGAATTGGTGGCAGCACTGGATATTCCCCAGCCAGCAGTGTCCCAGCATTTGCGAGTACTGAAGAATGCCGGCGTGGTGAAGTCCACGCGTCGTGGCCGCGAACATGAGTACTCTCTAGTCGATGAGCACCTCACAGGTATTGTCAACGATGCGCTGTGCCATGCAGAGGAGATTCTTCACCATCGGTTCCTGTAG
- a CDS encoding glycine--tRNA ligase: MAVAKNNLVESVANLCKRRGIVYPCGEIYGGTRSAWDYGPLGVELKDNIKRQWWNSMVRSRDNVVGLDSSIILPRQVWEASGHVEVFTDPLVESLYTHKRYRADHLLEAYEEKHGHAPANGLADVPDPETGQPGNWTEPKAFSGLMKTYLGPVDDKEGLHYLRPETAQGIFVNYKNVMTTSRMKVPFGIGNIGKSFRNEITPGNFIFRTREFEQMEMEFFVKPGEDEEWHQYWIDERWKWYTDLGVREENLRLYEHPKEKLSHYSKRTVDIEYAFHFTGSTWGELEGVANRTDYDLTVHSKHSGEDLSFFEQATGERFIPYVIEPAAGLTRSLMCFLVDAYEEEEIPKANGKIDKRTVLHLDPRLAPVKAAVLPLSRNEELSPVARCLANQLRQRWNVDFDDAQGIGKRYRRQDEIGTPFCVTVDFDTKDDQAVTIRERDTMSQERVSLDNVENYLAERLRGC, translated from the coding sequence ATGGCCGTGGCCAAAAATAACCTCGTTGAGTCCGTCGCTAACCTGTGTAAACGCCGGGGCATCGTGTACCCGTGTGGTGAGATTTATGGTGGCACTCGCTCTGCGTGGGATTATGGCCCGCTGGGTGTGGAACTCAAAGACAACATTAAGCGCCAATGGTGGAACAGCATGGTCCGCAGTCGCGACAATGTCGTCGGCCTGGATTCTTCCATTATTCTGCCTCGTCAGGTTTGGGAGGCTTCCGGGCATGTCGAGGTTTTCACCGACCCGCTCGTGGAGTCCCTCTACACCCATAAGCGTTACCGGGCAGACCACCTCTTGGAAGCGTACGAAGAGAAGCACGGCCACGCCCCCGCTAACGGCTTGGCAGATGTACCGGATCCGGAAACCGGGCAGCCGGGCAACTGGACTGAGCCGAAGGCATTCTCTGGCCTCATGAAGACCTACCTAGGCCCCGTCGATGATAAAGAAGGTCTGCACTATCTGCGTCCGGAAACGGCCCAGGGTATCTTCGTCAACTACAAGAACGTCATGACAACCTCTCGTATGAAGGTTCCCTTCGGTATCGGCAATATTGGTAAGTCGTTCCGTAATGAAATCACTCCCGGTAACTTCATCTTCCGCACCCGTGAGTTTGAACAGATGGAGATGGAATTCTTCGTCAAGCCAGGAGAGGACGAAGAATGGCACCAGTACTGGATCGATGAGCGTTGGAAGTGGTACACCGACCTCGGTGTCCGGGAAGAAAACCTGCGTCTTTACGAGCACCCGAAAGAGAAGCTCTCGCACTACTCAAAGCGCACTGTCGATATTGAGTACGCTTTCCACTTCACCGGCTCCACGTGGGGCGAGCTGGAGGGTGTCGCCAACCGTACCGACTACGATCTCACGGTTCACAGCAAGCACTCTGGTGAGGACCTCTCCTTCTTTGAACAGGCCACCGGGGAACGTTTTATCCCCTATGTCATTGAGCCCGCGGCCGGTCTGACTCGCTCCCTGATGTGCTTCCTGGTAGACGCCTATGAGGAAGAGGAAATCCCGAAGGCGAATGGCAAGATTGACAAGCGTACAGTGCTGCACCTTGATCCGCGTCTAGCCCCCGTTAAGGCTGCGGTGTTGCCGTTGTCCCGTAACGAGGAGCTCAGCCCGGTGGCCCGTTGCCTCGCCAACCAGCTGCGTCAGCGGTGGAACGTCGATTTCGACGATGCCCAAGGTATTGGCAAGCGCTACCGTCGCCAGGATGAGATCGGCACTCCGTTCTGCGTCACCGTCGACTTTGACACGAAAGACGATCAGGCTGTCACCATTCGCGAACGCGATACGATGAGTCAAGAACGTGTGTCGCTCGACAACGTGGAGAACTACCTCGCTGAACGTTTGCGTGGCTGCTAG